The proteins below come from a single Triticum aestivum cultivar Chinese Spring chromosome 5D, IWGSC CS RefSeq v2.1, whole genome shotgun sequence genomic window:
- the LOC123122484 gene encoding uncharacterized protein, which produces MYPPPGFFCSTGPNAGYTMSDTERDMAALFTNYNRVLKAARDAHPHPDALGRLERVLLGAVLRCLSDDTDSFRRRMDDFLVKFSNFNRKMDDISARLQATRSPKGRRRGISPAAQLAGLYGNDLFRALMGVQLPVATPAEVCLEVALAAQRLIVHDQLDFFINLCEKTVFGADITTIREYNIMAFKDHRKTLEKFVQEHIDLAEAAATSRPPTGQAE; this is translated from the exons ATGTATCCGCCTCCCGGCTTCTTCTGCAGTACGGGCCCTAACGCCGGCTACACCATGTCCGACACTGAACGCG ATATGGCGGCACTTTTTACAAACTACAATCGTGTTCTCAAGGCGGCTCGGGACGCCCACCCGCACCCTGACGCTCTGGGACGCCTCGAGCGGGTGCTGCTGGGCGCCGTGCTGCGTTGTCTCTCCGATGACACGGATTCGTTCAGAAGGAGGATGGACGACTTCCTTGTCAAATTCAGCAACTTCAACAGGAAGATGGACGACATCAGCGCGCGCCTCCAGGCCACGCGCAGCCCTAAAGGCCGCCGCCGCGGCATCTCCCCCGCTGCCCAGCTCGCCGGCCTTTATGGAAATGATCTCTTCCGCGCGCTGATGGGCGTGCAGCTGCCCGTGGCCACACCTGCGGAGGTCTGCCTGGAGGTCGCCCTCGCTGCACAGCGCCTCATCGTGCATGACCAGCTCGACTTTTTCATCAACCTCTGTGAGAAGACAGTCTTCGGGGCCGACATTACGACGATCAGGGAGTACAACATCATGGCCTTCAAGGACCACAGGAAAACCTTGGAGAAGTTCGTTCAAGAGCACATTGACCTCGCCGAAGCCGCTGCCACTTCACGTCCACCTACCGGACAAGCAGAGTAA
- the LOC123122483 gene encoding uncharacterized protein: protein MDMGAILRSATRLLEMAGGTHPHPDALGRLRRVLGATAAHCISNPTFTDSFKQMLDNFVGNFSNDTRKVDNLTTRLQATRSPKGCRHGVSPTAQLAGLHGNDLFRALMALQLPVTAPPEFCLEAALAAQSLIVHDHLDLFIHLCEEATFKGDSTVVDEFNFMVFMDHINTLEKFMQEHIDLANAAATSRATTGQAK from the coding sequence ATGGACATGGGGGCGATTTTGAGAAGCGCCACTCGTCTCCTTGAGATGGCCGGGGGCACCCACCCACATCCTGATGCTCTGGGACGCCTCCGACGGGTGCTGGGCGCCACTGCGGCACATTGCATCTCTAACCCCACCTTCACCGATTCTTTCAAACAGATGTTGGACAACTTCGTTGGCAATTTCAGCAATGACACCAGGAAGGTGGACAACCTCACCACTCGCCTCCAGGCCACGCGTAGCCCTAAAGGCTGCCGCCACGGTGTCTCCCCCACTGCCCAGCTCGCCGGCCTTCATGGAAATGATCTATTCCGTGCACTTATGGCCCTGCAGCTGCCCGTGACCGCGCCTCCGGAATTCTGCCTTGAGGCCGCTCTCGCCGCGCAGAGCCTCATCGTGCATGACCACCTCGACCTTTTCATCCACCTCTGTGAGGAGGCCACCTTCAAGGGCGACAGTACGGTGGTCGATGAGTTCAACTTCATGGTCTTCATGGACCACATAAATACCTTGGAAAAGTTCATGCAAGAGCACATTGACCTCGCCAACGCCGCTGCCACTTCACGTGCAACCACTGGCCAAGCGAAGTAA
- the LOC123122485 gene encoding auxin-responsive protein SAUR36 — MVSAKRLAQLANKWQRMAAMGRKRITQNAMAKRAAEECRPMTPVAVKGHCTVYTADGSRFEVPLAFLSTTVFSELLRMSQEEFGFSGSNDGRITLPCDAVVMEYAMRLLRRDASAEVVMAFLSSIARPCCFDGSVAAPCIGLSQYVAVC; from the coding sequence ATGGTCAGTGCCAAGAGGCTTGCCCAACTAGCAAACAAGTGGCAGAGAATGGCGGCCATGGGGAGGAAGAGGATCACCCAGAATGCAATGGCAAAAAGAGCAGCCGAGGAGTGCCGGCCGATGACCCCAGTAGCAGTGAAGGGACACTGCACGGTATACACCGCTGATGGGAGCCGGTTCGAGGTGCCACTGGCATTCCTCAGCACGACAGTCTTCAGCGAGCTCCTGAGGATGTCTCAGGAGGAGTTTGGATTCTCAGGCAGCAACGATGGCCGGATCACGCTGCCCTGTGACGCTGTGGTCATGGAGTACGCCATGCGCTTGCTCCGGAGAGATGCCTCCGCCGAAGTAGTGATGGCGTTCCTGAGCTCCATCGCGAGGCCGTGCTGTTTTGACGGCAGTGTGGCGGCGCCATGCATAGGGCTTAGCCAGTATGTAGCTGTTTGTTAG
- the LOC123122482 gene encoding uncharacterized protein yields the protein MSTVWPAIDMEVIEAIIARAKPLLKVSMDSHAQPDALERISRLLGGAAVNCIFDATFADRFKGTLDDLVDKLEHDTRKVDNLTAHLQAMRRPKDHCKGSRRGVSPAGQLAGLHGNDLFRTLMTLQLPATAPAEFYLEVALAAQSLIVHDQFDISMHVCERIVFGANSTVTKEYNFMAFKDHRNTLEKYVREHIDLAAAAANSRRPTGLAK from the coding sequence ATGTCAACAGTGTGGCCGGCCATTGACATGGAGGTGATAGAGGCGATTATTGCGAGAGCGAAACCTCTTCTGAAGGTGTCCATGGACTCCCACGCACAGCCCGATGCTCTGGAACGCATCAGTCGGTTGCTGGGCGGTGCCGCAGTAAATTGCATCTTCGACGCCACCTTTGCCGATCGGTTCAAAGGGACGTTGGACGACTTGGTTGACAAATTGGAGCATGACACTAGGAAGGTGGACAACCTCACTGCTCACCTCCAGGCCATGCGCCGCCCTAAAGACCACTGCAAAGGCAGCCGCCGCGGTGTCTCCCCTGCTGGCCAGCTCGCAGGCCTCCATGGAAATGATCTCTTCCGCACGCTGATGACCCTGCAGCTGCCCGCGACCGCACCTGCGGAGTTCTATCTTGAGGTTGCTCTTGCCGCGCAGAGCCTCATCGTGCATGACCAGTTTGACATTTCCATGCACGTCTGTGAGAGGATCGTCTTCGGGGCCAACTCTACGGTGACCAAAGAGTACAACTTCATGGCCTTCAAGGACCACAGGAATACCTTGGAGAAGTATGTTCGTGAGCACATTgacctcgccgctgctgctgccaatTCACGTCGCCCCACTGGCCTAGCAAAGTAA